A genomic region of Oncorhynchus mykiss isolate Arlee chromosome 4, USDA_OmykA_1.1, whole genome shotgun sequence contains the following coding sequences:
- the LOC118964498 gene encoding extensin-like, translated as MGLGSEFCAVGSPYGGGPIQGFAFQPGNQSSPAREPVQSSQTGRPAREPVQCSQGTSPVQPDRSSSQGASPVQPGNQSSPAREPVQSSQTGRPAREPVQSSQGTSPVQPGNQSSPARQVVQPGSLVNMPSLIFPPRPKVNPTNHIAPRRKPPTTQPSRPSPSDPTLQIQPSRPSPSDPTLQIQPSRPSPPDPTLQTQPSRPSPPDSALQTQPSRPSPALQPPLNLVLALQSQPSRLSPPVPALQPPRPQSQLSSHLAPSPSPPSNSQPSFSPPDPALQTQPSSHLSPRPSPPDPALQSPRPQSQPSRPSPPVTSPPVPALQTQPSRLSPPDPTLQTQPSPPATSQPSPSPPVPALQTQPSSLSPLATSPQSQPSRPSPPAISPPVPAIQTQPSSHHAPSPSPPDPAFQTQPSSHLTISPSPPDPAFQSPRPQSQPSSHLTPSPSPPDPALQPPRPQSQPSSPSPPAISPPDPALQPPLPQSQPSSHLATSQSPPDPVLQPPRHQSQPSRPSPPATSPPVPALQTQPSSHLSTRPSHPAKAPIRAGLF; from the exons ATGGGTCTCGGATCGGAGTTCTGTGCTGTTGGCAGTCCATATGGCGGTGGCCCAATCCAGGGCTTTGCCT TCCAGCCAGGGAACCAGTCCAGTCCAGCCAGGGAACCAGTCCAGTCCAGCCAGACAGGTCGTCCAGCCAGGGAACCAGTCCAGTGCAGCCAGGGAACCAGTCCAGTCCAGCCAGACAGGTCGTCCAGTCAGGGAGCCAGTCCAGTCCAGCCAGGGAACCAGTCCAGTCCAGCCAGGGAACCAGTCCAGTCCAGCCAGACAGGTCGTCCAGCCAGGGAGCCAGTCCAGTCCAGCCAGGGAACCAGTCCAGTCCAGCCAGGGAACCAGTCCAGTCCAGCCAGACAGGTCGTCCAGCCAGGGAGTCTGGTCAACATGCCATCACTTATTTTTCCACCTCGCCCCAAGGTCAATCCAACCAACCACATCGCTCCCAGACGCAAACCTCCAACTACacagccctccagacccagcCCTTCAGATCCAACCCTGCAGATCCAACCCTCCAGACCCAGCCCTTCAGATCCAACCCTGCAGATCCAACCCTCCAGACCCAGCCCTCCAGACCCAACCCTCCAGACCCAGCCCTCCAGACCCAGCCCTCCAGACTCAGCCCTCCAGACCCAACCCTCCAGACCCAGCCCAGCCCTCCAGCCACCTCTCAACCTAGTCCTAGCCCTCCAGTCCCAGCCCTCCAGACTCAGCCCTCCAGTCCCGGCCCTCCAGCCACCTcgcccccagtcccagctctccAGTCACCTCGCCCCCAGTCCCAGCCCTCCATCCAACTCTCAACCCAGTTTCAGCCCTCCAGACCCAGCCCTCCAGACCCAGCCTTCCAGCCACCTCTCCCCCAGACCCAGCCCTCCAGACCCAGCCCTCCAGTCACCTCGCCCCCAGTCCCAGCCCTCTAGACCCAGCCCTCCAGTCACCTCGCCCCCAGTCCCAGCCCTCCAGACCCAGCCCTCCAGACTCAGCCCTCCAGACCCAACCCTCCAGACCCAGCCCAGCCCTCCAGCCACCTCTCAACCTAGTCCTAGCCCTCCAGTCCCAGCCCTCCAGACTCAACCCTCCAGTCTCAGCCCTCTAGCCACCTCTCCCCAGTCCCAGCCCTCCAGACCCAGCCCTCCAGCCATCTCGCCACCAGTCCCAGCCATCCAGACCCAGCCCTCCAGTCACCACGCCCCCAGTCCCAGCCCTCCAGACCCAGCCTTCCAGACCCAGCCCTCCAGCCACCTCACCATCAGTCCCAGCCCTCCAGACCCAGCCTTCCAGTCACCTCGCCCCCAGTCCCAGCCCTCCAGTCACCTcacccccagtcccagccctCCAGACCCAGCCCTCCAGCCACCTCGCCCCCAGTCCCAGCCCTCCAGTCCCAGCCCTCCAGCCATCTCTCCCCCAGACCCAGCCCTCCAGCCACCTCTCCCCCAGTCCCAGCCCTCCAGTCACCTCGCCACCAGTCAAAGCCCTCCAGACCCAGTCCTCCAGCCACCTCGCCACCAGTCCCAGCCCTCCAGACCCAGCCCTCCAGCCACCTCGCCACCAGTGCCAGCCCTCCAGACCCAGCCTTCAAGCCACCTCTCCACCAGACCTAGCCACCCAGCAAAAGCCCCCATTAGAGCCGGCTTATTTTAG